A part of Miscanthus floridulus cultivar M001 chromosome 6, ASM1932011v1, whole genome shotgun sequence genomic DNA contains:
- the LOC136456789 gene encoding uncharacterized protein, protein MEMLFGSFLSESASSQSLFSHPDVERCPFLRNINGATTFSFTSALPVAARGGKGPIFEDGPGFESAFKLFHGRDGIIPLSERSYVSDENHNESIDVKTEPALPFNPLAARAASISLSAFGPFGFGFFNGKGKRQNKKPNNLDQSHQKPKTPDQSSMKQKGVNPPSHEAFSDEWLENGQCPLARSYRAMSGVLPLVAKALQPPAGMKLKCPPAVIAVRAALARTALVKSLRPQPLPSKMVAIALLGMVANIPLGVWREHTKKFSPQWFAAVHAAVPFIAMLRKSVVMPRTAMAFTIAASIVGQTIGSRAERIRLRNQVAKGTGDSATNTAMYPNKNGHCSDTEGKAWDPLATKITGSAARGSPAPTPSMCF, encoded by the exons ATGGAAATGTTGTTCGGCAGCTTTCTCAGTGAATCAGCATCATCGCAGAGCCTTTTCAGCCACCCGGATGTTGAGAGGTGCCCATTCCTGAGGAACATCAATGGAGCTACAACCTTTTCCTTCACTTCTGCTTTGCCAGTAGCT GCCCGAGGAGGCAAGGGTCCAATTTTTGAGGATGGACCAGGTTTTGAGTCAGCATTCAAGCTTTTCCATGGCCGAGATGGAATAATTCCCCTTTCAGAAAGATCATATGTATCTGATGAAAATCACAATGAGAGCATTGATGTCAAGACTGAACCTGCTCTGCCATTTAATCCATTGGCTGCTAGAGCAGCCTCAATAAGTCTATCAGCATTTGGACCATTTGGTTTTGGCTTCTTCAACGGTAAGGGCAAAAGGCAGAACAAGAAGCCCAACAATCTAGATCAGTCCCACCAGAAGCCCAAGACACCAGATCAGTCTTCGATGAAA CAAAAAGGAGTCAACCCACCATCACATGAGGCATTCAGCGATGAGTGGTTGGAAAATGGCCAGTGCCCACTTGCGCGGTCTTACCGGGCAATGAGTGGTGTTTTGCCCCTTGTCGCCAAGGCTTTACAGCCACCAGCTGGTATGAAGCTGAAGTGCCCACCTGCTGTGATTGCTGTCCGAGCTGCCCTTGCACGAACTGCACTTGTGAAATCCCTGCGACCACAGCCCCTGCCCTCGAAGATGGTAGCCATTGCACTACTGGGGATGGTGGCAAACATCCCTCTTGGGGTGTGGCGGGAGCACACCAAGAAGTTCTCTCCTCAGTGGTTTGCAGCTGTCCATGCCGCTGTTCCGTTCATTGCAATGCTGAGGAAGTCTGTTGTGATGCCCAGGACTGCGATGGCATTCACCATAGCAGCCTCCATTGTTGGCCAGACTATTGGGTCAAGGGCCGAGCGCATCCGTCTAAGGAATCAGGTGGCAAAGGGTACTGGTGATTCTGCAACAAATACTGCTATGTATCCAAACAAGAATGGGCATTGCAGCGACACTGAAGGCAAGGCATGGGATCCTCTTGCGACGAAGATAACGGGCTCAGCTGCTAGGGGTTCTCCTGCACCAACCCCAAGTATGTGCTTCTGA
- the LOC136459369 gene encoding zinc finger protein ZAT8-like has protein sequence MVMTLTRYEAEESKEMEGLRTHAEALLTLSSPVSSSIGGGTPSSAAARRAMAAEGVFECKTCSKRFPSFQALGGHRTSHTRLQARMLSDPAAAAAAAERDRARVHECAVCGLEFSMGQALGGHMRRHRGEAPPPAAHDNPAAQTDRDMPDLNLPPLDDDGICIGSGDGQGPQQSDDDRGSEPQLLNLLV, from the coding sequence ATGGTCATGACGCTTACGAGATACGAAGCGGAGGAGAGCAAGGAGATGGAGGGCCTCCGGACGCACGCCGAGGCGCTGCTCACGCTGTCGTCGCCCGTGTCGTCGTCGATAGGCGGCGGCACGCCGTCGTCGGCCGCGGCCCGCAGGGCCATGGCGGCCGAGGGCGTGTTCGAGTGCAAGACGTGCAGCAAGCGCTTCCCGTCGTTCCAGGCGCTCGGCGGGCACCGCACCAGCCACACGCGGCTGCAGGCGCGGATGCTCAGCGACcctgcggcggcagcggcagcggccgaGAGGGACAGGGCGCGCGTGCACGAGTGCGCCGTCTGCGGCCTCGAGTTCTCCATGGGCCAGGCGCTCGGCGGGCACATGCGCCGCCACAGGGGCGAGGCGCCGCCACCCGCCGCGCACGACAACCCCGCGGCGCAGACGGACCGGGACATGCCGGACCTCAACTTGCCCCCGTTGGACGACGACGGCATCTGCATCGGCAGCGGCGATGGCCAAGGTCCACAGCAGTCGGATGATGATCGCGGCTCCGAGCCTCAGCTGCTCAACCTGCTTGTATAG
- the LOC136459371 gene encoding protein SOSEKI 5-like — protein MAVVVAGSRARAEQARLQWREQEPRSPEMAAPPRPPRLRPARAAVVYYLARNGHLEHPHFMEVALSCPDGLYLRDVIDRLDALRGKGMARMYSWASKRSYRNGFVWHDLADDDYIHPVVGREYVLKGTERLHPVPPALLDAAAASSSSSGSQETPTSSSSARWEAHGRPAHRMKSASACGAADLGEYVVYKGEERAADAATQTEDSRSHHRRLLAPAAQEELSRAETSPPTASTSPETLEALIKADGRVVAAVSGSGRARASSVLMQLISCGSVSVRDARASPVMPRAHHHNHHHRGSARPPRPPASAAVELPSYRAKIVEDKEYFSGSIIETAKRSPANDVTSQDLAVLRRSSSYNAERVIKLELAKEAGDLHDRCIPRKPKGKKDGYLVISCSAQGNNKG, from the exons atggcggtggtggtggcgggcagCAGGGCGAGAGCGGAGCAGGCGAGGCTGCAGTGGCGGGAGCAGGAGCCCAGGAGCCCCGAGATGGCCGCGCCGCCAAGGCCGCCCAGGCTGCGCCCGGCGAGGGCGGCGGTCGTCTACTACCTGGCGAGGAACGGGCACCTCGAGCACCCGCACTTCATGGAGGTCGCGCTCTCCTGCCCCGACGGCCTCTACCTCCGGG ATGTGATCGACCGGCTCGACGCGCTGAGAGGAAAAGGGATGGCGCGCATGTACTCATGGGCGTCCAAGAG GAGCTACCGGAACGGCTTCGTGTGGCACGACCTGGCGGACGACGATTACATCCACCCGGTGGTCGGCCGGGAGTACGTGCTCAAGGGCACCGAGCGCCTGCACCCGGTGCCGCCGGCGCTGCTCGACGCGGCGGCcgcgtcctcgtcgtcctccggCTCTCAGGAGACGCCCACGTCCTCGTCCTCTGCCAGGTGGGAGGCGCACGGCAGGCCGGCGCACCGGATGAAGAGCGCCAGCGCATGCGGCGCGGCTGACCTTGGCGAGTACGTGGTGTACAAGGGCGAGGAGCGCGCGGCGGACGCAGCGACGCAGACCGAGGACAGCCGCAGTCACCACAGGCGCCTCCTGGCTCCCGCCGCGCAGGAGGAGCTGAGCAGGGCGGAGACGTCGCCGCCGACGGCGTCGACGAGCCCCGAGACGCTGGAGGCGCTGATCAAGGCGGACGGGCGCGTCGTGGCGGCCGTCAGCGGCAGCGGCCGGGCCAGGGCGTCGTCCGTGCTCATGCAGCTCATCTCGTGCGGGTCCGTGTCCGTGCGGGACGCGCGCGCCTCCCCGGTGATGCCGCGCGCGCACCACCACAATCACCACCACCGCGGCAGCGCCCGCCCGCCCCGCCCGCCGGCGTCCGCGGCCGTGGAGCTACCGTCGTACCGCGCCAAGATCGTGGAGGACAAGGAGTACTTCAGCGGGAGCATCATCGAGACCGCAAAGCGCTCGCCGGCCAACGACGTGACGTCCCAGGACCTGGCCGTTCTCCGGCGGTCGTCGTCGTACAACGCGGAGAG GGTGATAAAGCTGGAGCTGGCAAAGGAGGCCGGGGACCTGCATGACCGCTGCATCCCACGGAAGCCCAAGGGCAAGAAAGACGGCTACCTGGTCATCTCCTGCAGCGCGCAGGGGAATAATAAGGGATGA
- the LOC136459373 gene encoding pentatricopeptide repeat-containing protein At5g42450, mitochondrial-like: MPHRDVVSATAAIGALTRRGRHRDALALFSQVLADGVAPNEFTFGTVLRSATSLRAPRVGVQLHACAAKLGLCSNVFVGSALLDHYAKMGAMREAQGALDDTCDPNVVSYTALIAGLLKNGMFDEADRLFRRMPERNVVSWNAMIGGCSQAGLSEEAINLFLKMCRGGITPNESTFPCVLTSVANAGALGVGRSVHASAIKFLGKLDVYIGNSLVSFYARCGSLEDSVLAFKKINRKNVVSWNALICGFAQNGKGEEALDAYRLMRATGLKPDNVTLLGLLFGCNHAGLVDEGYALFKTAEMEQPGILKPEHYACVVDLLSRAKRFDDAKRFLEELPFEPGIGFWKALVGGCQIHWNRELAESVAKRIHALDPKDTSSYILLSNVYSASGSWQSVSTIRREIKEKGLKRITGCSWIEVQDKVHVFSNGDFRHHQSDEIYSMLEACFYSMEDERDYSIV; this comes from the coding sequence ATGCCGCACCGGGACGTCGTCTCAGCCACGGCCGCCAtcggcgcgctcacccgccgcGGCCGACACCGCGACGCCCTGGCACTGTTTTCCCAAGTGCTCGCCGACGGCGTCGCGCCCAACGAGTTCACCTTCGGCACCGTCCTGCGCTCGGCCACCTCTCTTCGAGCACCGCGCGTCGGTGTGCAGCTCCACGCCTGCGCTGCTAAGCTCGGCCTCTGCTCCAACGTCTTCGTCGGCAGCGCCCTCCTCGACCACTATGCGAAGATGGGCGCCATGAGGGAGGCCCAGGGCGCGCTCGATGACACCTGTGACCCGAATGTGGTGTCCTACACCGCCCTCATTGCCGGTTTGCTGAAGAATGGAATGTTTGATGAAGCAGACCGATTGTTCCGGCGCATGCCAGAGAGGAACGTGGTCTCCTGGAACGCGATGATCGGCGGGTGCAGTCAAGCCGGTCTCAGTGAGGAGGCTATCAATCTGTTCCTGAAAATGTGTCGAGGAGGCATCACACCGAATGAAAGCACCTTCCCCTGCGTGCTCACTTCTGTTGCCAATGCAGGGGCACTTGGCGTTGGCAGAAGCGTTCATGCATCAGCCATCAAGTTCTTGGGCAAGCTTGACGTTTATATAGGTAATTCTCTTGTGAGCTTCTATGCCAGGTGCGGTAGCTTGGAGGACAGTGTTTTGGCTTTCAAAAAGATTAATCGGAAAAACGTGGTCTCGTGGAATGCACTGATCTGCGGGTTTGCACAGAACGGGAAGGGAGAGGAGGCTTTGGATGCTTACAGGTTGATGAGAGCAACGGGCCTCAAGCCAGATAATGTCACTCTTCTCGGCTTGCTGTTTGGTTGCAACCATGCTGGTCTGGTTGATGAAGGTTATGCATTGTTCAAGACCGCAGAGATGGAGCAACCCGGCATACTGAAACCTGAGCATTATGCTTGTGTGGTTGATCTACTATCTCGTGCCAAGCGGTTCGACGATGCCAAGAGGTTTCTTGAGGAGCTCCCCTTTGAGCCAGGCATTGGGTTCTGGAAGGCTTTGGTAGGGGGCTGTCAGATTCACTGGAACAGGGAGCTGGCTGAGAGTGTTGCAAAGCGCATTCATGCATTGGATCCAAAGGACACATCTTCCTACATTCTTCTGTCAAATGTTTACTCTGCATCAGGAAGCTGGCAAAGTGTGTCTACGATCAGGAGGGAGATTAAGGAGAAGGGGCTGAAGAGAATCACCGGCTGTAGTTGGATTGAGGTCCAGGACAAGGTCCATGTCTTCTCCAATGGAGACTTTAGGCATCATCAGAGTGATGAAATTTATTCGATGCTTGAAGCATGTTTTTATTCCATGGAAGATGAACGTGATTACTCAATTGTGTGA